The Methanosarcina barkeri str. Wiesmoor DNA segment TTTCCAAAAAGGCTTGAGCGAAAAAATGCTAAATCTAAAACGTCTTAGTCGGCGTGATCAACCGGCGCAACGGTTGTGACACAACCCTTTTGAAAAAAGGCTTGACCGAAAACAACAGCAACGACGTAATCAGCGTGATCAAACGGAGCAACGGTTGCGATCAAACAGAATAACTTGTAGACTGACTTATTAGCACTTAGATTTACTCATTGTGATATTTCAGGCGGCAACCCTTTCTAATAAAAGCTTTTTAGGGCGACTTACTGTTGCTCCATTGCTATACAGACAGACTTTTCAAAAAGCACTTGCTACATTAGATTGTATAGAACTGTAATTGCTGTACAGAACTGTAATTGTTAAACAGTTTAGAACTTTTTACTTAATCTGATTTCATGGTAGCCGCAGTTTCTGCATTTAAAATACCTTATTTTCTTTTGCAAAATATAATTTAATACATCCACGTTTCGATATTCTTCTATTGCATGCTCTTCTCCGCATTCCTCGCACGTGTCTTCTTTTAAATTGTCCTGTCTTTTTTCGTAATGGTGGTCTATGGGTTGAGGTTCGATTTTTATCTCTTCATGCCCGCAATTTATACAGTGCCAGTACTGCGTTATTGTTTTTGTATAGGTATCGATTTTACTTTCTTCTTTTACGAGTGGAACCTGAAATTCCTCAAAAACTAAATGCTTCCCGCATTTTTCGCAGTATGAATCCGTACAATAATTCTTAATAGCCCTGTAATAACCAAACATATAAAGGAAAACAATTTCTGACACAATCGTAAGGAATCTTCCGACTGATAAAAGAAAGCTTTCGGATTTTACAGAGAAATAAGAAGGGAAAAACATCAAAAACAGAAATAAAAGTATTGAAAGAAGAAGGAGTTTTGAGAATAATCTGGCTCTTTTTTGAATTTCTTCTACTCCAAGCTTATTTACCAGATCAAAAGCTTCTTCTTTGCTTTCAGGGCTATATCTTGGATTCAAGTTCTGGGTCATTTCCACGGTGTCATTCTCAGGGTCTATTTTGTAGTGGACACCTTTATAAAAAGCCTGATATGAGCCGGATGGAAACTTTATTCGTTTGTCTTTTGTCAATGGATCAGCGGCCCGTTTCTGGTTAGGTTAGCTGTTATTCGTGAGTAATTTTATATCATAAGGCATAATAAATGTTTTTCCAGCAGAGCTGTGGCTCTGCTGCCCGAGTTCCGTCACCCGAGTCCCGTCTCGGGAGGATGGAGCCCTTTTCGCTACGCTCTGCTTCGCTCAAGAGGGCTGAATTATAGTTAAGATACTGAGCTACTAAGCTACATTCAAGTAGGGCTGACTTATTATGAGTAGTATTACTTTTGCTTAACCGGATCGGTTTTAAGGATATTATAATTCAATTGTTAGTTGTGAATCATTTTTAAAATCAATAGGCTTTTATATATCGAGTTTCTCTCAGGCTCACAGGAAACTGTAGTTCTCTAGGATTTGCTTCGTAATCACAACATCACAAATCATAACATCGCAAACATAACATCACAAATCATGACATCACAAACATAACATCACAAATCATAACATCACAATATCCTTTCCGTTCTCTTATGCTTTGCTAAAAGGATTTAGAAAACTTATTGTAGTTAATTTAGAAATTCTAGCAGCAAATAACTTACAGTTGCCGTAAAGGTACTTCTTGGAAAAACAAATAGACTTAAATTATATATATCATGAGGTTGACTAGAATGCGGGCATCTGGGAAGGTCAGAATAGACCTTTTAACTTTTTTTAATAACCCCCAACACCCCCACTCCCCAATATCCAGATGCCTAATTTCCATATTATCAGTTTGTCTAATTCTGTTTTAGGAGTATAACTCGAGTTCCGTTTTAACAGTACTAAATCTATTTATCTCACTTCATTCACTCATTAAGTCAAATTTTTTCAACACTTGCTGTATATTTTAAGAACACATGAGATGGAATATGGTATCGATTTCATATAAATAGGACAAAATTTTAGGTAGGCTTCTAATGAAAAATCGATAGCTTTCAGGCAAGAAAATTCCCTAATCAATGACTGATGAAAAATTATTTAAAAATAAAAAAAGCCAAGGTCCGGATTTGAACCAGGAGTGAATCGCTCTGCTGGCGATTGCGTAACCGCTCTGCCACCTTGGCAATCTGTTGTAGGCTCTTATACAGCATATAAAATATATAAATCTATAGGTTGCCAGGTATTATCATACATGCTCTTACGTCTTTTCTTTAATATTAAGCTTTCAAGTTTCATAATCAAAGTCGCCAGAATATTGCTTCGGAAATGGGATCCTTCTCAGTTCGATCAAAAGAATTATTTTATTGGTAATTAGGTTCTTTTGTTCGTTCAAGCGAGATAATTTACAAAAAACACTCAGTTGCGCTCAATAGCACTAATCTTTAGCAAATTTTAATATTTTATTATTTTTATGCGACAGCTCCCTCCAGATTCGCGAATTAACTGAGACAAAGCAGCGTCATTAGCCATCTTAAACGGAGCTTGTTACGCACGCAGTGCGGCCTTTCCTGAAACAAGTCCAAAAATATTTTTTAGTGTATTTGTTATTAAGGAATGAAAATTCACTATTGCTATCAATATCTATCAAATTGATTACAATCAAAAATGGAAACGGTGTCATTAATCTGAGCTCATATTTATTCTCAAATAATATTTAAATGTATCAATATCTGCGTACCATTTCCGCCTGCCATTCTGTCTCTGGCCATCCTCTGAAGCCTCTGAGCTTGTTTATATCATCCAGATAATTTATCACCTCATCAGCCTGAAAACCAAGATCTTTGAGCACACAACCAAGAACAGTTCCAGTTCTGCCTATACCTCCTATGCAATGGACAACGATGCCTTTTCCTGCGTCTATTTCTTCTAATATTACATTAGTTGCCTTTCTTACGAGCCATTCCAGCGTGTCAGGATCGTATGGAAAATTACCATGATGCAGGTCTTCTAATTCTGCAGAAAAGAGAACCTTGAGAGGATAGGGGTTATAAGATACCTCAGAATCACAGAGACATACAACACTTGAGAAACCCGCTTTCTCTATTTTCTCCCAAGGCATGTGCATTCTGGGATACGACATGCCAGCCAGAGGTACAGGCTCCTTAAGAACTACATAAAAATTCATTGGGATTCGGATGCCTTCTATTGCAGGCATCGCCAGAGGACTCAATAAAGAAGACACCATACTATAAGAGTATGGGGTTAGAAAATATAAATTTCATTAAAAGAATAGAATATTTGAGTATAAGTATATTTGATAAGTATATTTGATAAGTATATTTGATAAGTATATTTGATAAGTATATTTGAGTACAAGCATAATAGCCAAAGAAATTACTCAACAATAATTTGTGCAGAAAAAGCCTATACAAAAAAATAATTCCTGTAAAATTTGGCATAGAAGCAAGCAGCTTTTTTAGAACCAACTAGTATATAATTCAGGAGAATTTCGGCGCCTGAGTTCTTCAGGGCAGCTACGACTTCATCTTGAGTTGCACTCTTGCTCTCAACCGGCAAAAACCGTAACTCTTCTGGATAATTTGTAATATTTGGTGGGGCAGCCATCCAGTACCCTCCCGACTTTTAAATTCGTCCCTGTCTGCGAAATATTCAGACAGAAAACCGCTGTGCATTTGGGAAGAGAAAATACAGCTTTGAAATATTGTTATGGAGCCTATCCTATACCTCAAAACTGCTTCTTTGAATCTGTAATTCAGAATAATCAATGAGTTTTTGATCATGTTTTGATCACGTTTTGATCACAGGGAATTGTTCTGAAACTTCTATCAATTTTGAGTATAAAGCTGGTTTTGGGATAAACTCATGATATAAAGCTGGTTTTGGGATAAGCTCATGATATACTTATTCAAATGAGGATTTCAAATACAATCTCAGGTGTTGATTTCGACTCTTGGTTTTAAATCTTGACTCCCAACTTTCCACAAATATTTTGCAATTCTCAAATCCAGTTTCCAGAGCGTGATCAGATAAAGGATAAGGAATGAAAACTGTGATGCGTCTTATCTCGTTTAAACCATCCTTGTTACTGGTTGAGCCTAAAACTGAGCTCCTTCAGCTTAGAGATTGATCCAGAGCACTAAAAGGATATGAATTCCTACAAACGTAGGCACCAGGAATCTAAAGATCGGTTTCTGGGTCTTGTGCCTGAATTGCTGCATTCCGAGGAGTGCACCGATTGGTCCGAAGAAAGAAACTAGCAACAGGCTCTGTTCTGAAATTCTCCATTTATTCTTTCTTGCCTTGAATTTATCAATTCCATACAGAGCATATGAAGCTGCATTAATAAGAGCATAAATAATAGGAAAAAGAAGATATACAGTCTCTGTCATGGGAAAGGATTCTCCCTAATAATAATTAAAGGCTGTGAAATTTTACTCGATAATACTTATTTGGGAAAGATAAATATAATTACAGTATTAAATAAATTGTAAATAAATAGCTGCCCAGAAGCATAGCTATATAAAACGTGTCCGATAGTGCTTAGAATAAAATTTTTAAATGTGGATATATGGGATAGAGGATTTTAAATGAGTATAGGCCGGAACGAAGGTAAATCAGGGAAAAAAAGTGAGAACGATGTCCACAGAAGTCTGCTATCTCCCCCACCTATGGTATTAAAAGTAGGCCGCTACGTCCCAACGCTTATCCTTATAGGGCTGGCTGTTAACCTTATTCTTCCACAACTTGCTTCGGTTGAAGCATCTGCGCATGTTATCGAGACAATGATTCCATGGGCTGTGCTACTGGCTGCCCTTGGCCAGGGTGTCAGTTACCTGGGAGCGGGTTACCTTATAAATTCTATCGCAGCAAGAGTAAACCAGACTATCCCGATATTAAAAGGAGCTATAATAACGCTCGCAGCTTCAAGTATAGGCATGCTGGCAGGAGGTCCTTTCGGGAATGCTGCAGCGACATATCGATGGGTACGGAAATATGGCATTAGTGCCGAAGGTGCAGGGCTTGCGGGCACCCTGCCCAATATTTTCAACAATATGATCTTGACAGTGCTGGCTATATCCGGAATTCTTCATCTTCTGTTTACTCACAAACTTTCTTCGGTGCAGTTTTTTGCTTTTATTCTAATCCTCACCTTACTTGGCCTGGGCTTTGCAGCAGTACACTGGGGCTTAAAAAACAGAAAAGCTTTCACACTTATTGTTGTCAGGATAGCGGCTTACTTTGCCCGGCTCTTGCATAAATCCTACAAACCTGCTCCAACCAAAGCTTCAGTAAGCCGGATTTTTACAGCTCTTGATACTTTAAGCAACGGAGGTTGGCAACGCCCGCTTCTTGGGTCTGTGATTTTTACGAGTTTTGATATGCTGACCCTTTATTTCTTCTTCATAGCCGCAGGGTTTCCTGTAGGGTTTGAGGTCCTGGTCGTTGGATATGGGCTCCCTATTCTCTTAGGAAAAATAGCTTTTCTCTTGCCAGGCGGAATAGGCGTTGTGGAGAGTTCGATGGCTGCTCTCTATACAGGCCTGGGAGTGCCTGGCTCAATTGCTGTTGTTGTTGTACTCAGCTACCGGGTATTTTCTTTCTGGATTCCAACAATAATAGGGTTTCCACTAGCGTTTTATCTGCAGAGAACGTGAATACAACAATCAATGGATGACCAAATTATTTGCAGTCAGGAAAATGCAGTAGAGAAAACGAAGGTTAAAAATACCTTAATAATGTTACTTGCTCATAAAAGACAATAGCTGACCTTTAAAAGAATTAGGTTAAATATGTTGCACAGGCATTCTCCGATTACCAGGCTGTGACACTGGTAACCCTGATTTCTGGATCTTTTAGCATGGTTTGGAGAGAAGTTGCGATGTACTGGGCAATGTTTTCCGAAGATGGTGGATTGCTGTCATTAAAGTATTCAAGCTCATTTAAAAAGTTGTGATCCAATCTTGTCACGATTTCGGATACTTTCTGTTTTAATTCTCCAAAGTCCACCAGTACTCCGGCTTCATTGAGTTTTTCTCCAGCTACACAAACTTCAACCTTCCAGTTGTGTCCGTGAAGGTTTTCACACTTTTTGGCCACCATTTTAAGCTGATGGGCTGCTGCAAAATGGGTAACAACTTTTAACTCAAACATGGTTACTAGATCTCCTTGCTGAAATAAAGATACTGTTTCTTGATAAATAGTTTTCCAAATTTGTCAATATGTAAAAAAGTAGAATATTTTTATAGATTTCAATGAACTTTAATGGGATATGTCCGAGGCTCAAAAAATATGATAAAAAGCAACTTTTGAAGCAACTTTTGAAGCTTCAAAAACCCTGAAGTACTTGATGAGCCTATCCCAAAAGCCACTTTACTCTTAATCATTGGGAATTCCCAGAATTATTTTCATGATCATGAGCTTGATTGATTATTCAAAATACAAGGTCCAAGAAGCAAATTTCAAGTTTTGGGATGACCTCGGTAAGAAAGTAAAAAATCAAATTGCAGGTGACCATCTCACCCTAAACAGGCTCTCCGACAATTCAGTTTCAGAGAAAAAGCACGCAAAAATAAGGTATTTAAATTCTCTAAATCAAAAAAGAAGGCGTTTTATTAGCTGATAGTAATAACTTTTTATCACTTACAGGCTTGTGGAGAATCTTCGGAGAATCTTCGAGGAAACCGCGATTCCCATGCAGGTATCCAGGGTTGTCGAGGTCATCATTCCTATTACTTTTCCTCCTTGCAGGACAGGAGTTCCACTATCCTCAGGCTCAGGCATATCGTGGCACTGGAAGCCCAGAAAAAGCAAGGAAGCTCCAGAATTAGCCACCCTACAGTAATTAATAGTGCGAGTATCGTTAACAAGAACAGCCAGCTCCAGTTCGGCCGGGCTTCTAAATTCCGTGATCTCAACCGCAGTGTAAGGAGGAAGCTTTATCAAGGCTATGTCGTATCCTTTTAAAATTCTTGTAACAACGAGTTTCATTCCGTCAACTGTCAGATGGTCTCCTTCACCCCAAAATATATGAGAAACCGTAACCATGTAAGGTAATCCTTTGAGTAAGATAACCGCACCAGTAGTACTGCGCTTTCCATTGTGAAAAAAAGAACTACCTGCTTTTATCATAAGTTCCTTCAACCTGCAGATTTTGCCTGGGAATAGTTTATGTATTTCCGTTTATAGATTAAATAGTGATTTAATTATATTTAGCATTATATATTTGGATGAGAATTTGCTTGTCTCTTGATAGAGGATACTAGAAAACTGAGTTTTGTTAACCCTTAATTTGGGGTTCAGAGGATAGTTTCTCAAGAAAGTACTCAAAAAGTCTTGAATGTTTCATATGCTAATATACTAATATACTAATATGTTAATTGAAGAAATTACAATTGGAATTACAATAAATTGGAAATTACAATAACAAGAGTGCATTTCGACCCTTTGCCTCCGTTGAAATCTTCAATTATCCATTTTTCCCGAAGATTAATTTGAGATAATAGATGCAGATTTTCGATTAGTTCTCCAAAACGACAACAAGAAAAAAGTTATTTTTTGAAGACATCTGAGAAAGTCGGTTTTAATTGAATTTTCAATTTTCTTTTTTTAATTTGATATTTTTATATAATATCATGCCAATCCCTTTTCATTCCGTTACGTAAAAATCAGGCCTGAAGGAATTACTATCTTGCTGAACTGAATTATTTCGCTGAACTGAGTGAGAACTGAGTGAGTTATGCACAGAGGCATGGAGAAAAACCTGCAGGTCTGTAAAAGCAATTTAAAGGATAAAACAGAAATTCCGGAAAATCTTAAGATTTAGTAAAAATTCACGGTATAAGTTCACAGGTATAGAAAGCTGATTGGTATATACCGAATTTAGTTGGGGGGTTAGTATATGATTGCACAGGAATGCAATTTATCGTTAGATGAACTTCTGAAGTTTGATGGGGTAATGGCAGCCGGGATTTTCAGTCCCGAAGGAAAGCTTGTGGAGTATAAGTCCAGGGATGAAATGCCAAAAGAAATGGCTGAGATGACCGCCAAGTTTTGCGGAGCCGTGAACCTGATGTTCGATGCTCTGGCCAGTGCTTACACGCAACTCTACAAGATGAACTGGGTACCTCAGCAAAACTGGATGTACAGCGGCGGCGACTGGACTGTTATGATCTCGGGAACGAGAGGGGTTTTTGTTGAGAAGTCAAAGGCAGATTTAAAGAAGCTCTTTACGGCCCTGGGAATGTGTTAACGCCTGAACAAACTCTGGCTGTCCGGTCCGAGTCAGGTAATTGGGTCAGGTAATTGGGTCAGGTAATTATTTTATTTTTATCCGGTAGGTCTGCCTGCATTATGGGCAGTTTGCCGAATTTATCTGTAACCCTTTTAAATAGCTTGCCTGTATCTTGCCCAAAGCTCTAATTCAAGCCTTTAATTAGGTTACACCTTTCTTGCAATACAGTTAAAAAATTACATTGTCGTTTATTATACCATTACTTATATACCATTACTTACATAGTAATAATTGGTCCATAGGGTCAAGTCCCGATGTATAAAGAAGACGTACAAAGAAAGTATGTAACTTAAATAAGGTAACTTAACTAAGGTGACTTAAATAAGGTAACTTGACTAAGGTGACTTAAATAAGGTAACTTGACTAAGGTGACTTAAATAAGGTAACTTGACTAAGGTGACTTAAATAAGGTAACTTGACTAAGGTGACTTAAATAAGGTAACTTGACTAAGGTAACTTAAATAAGTACTAACTTAACTGAGTACAGAACTAAACTACATTAAAATTGGACCAGGCCTTATGGATCACTTCATAAATCTAAAAGGCTTTTTATTATATGATTTTTGACAATTCTTTTGATAACTCTTCTGATTCTTCTTTTAGTAGCCTTTATTCGTTAAACTTTAATTAGTAATATTTTCATGCTTACATTTCACCTTGTGTTTCATCTACTTTACTTTTGTTTCACCTGAT contains these protein-coding regions:
- the queD gene encoding 6-carboxytetrahydropterin synthase QueD, whose protein sequence is MFELKVVTHFAAAHQLKMVAKKCENLHGHNWKVEVCVAGEKLNEAGVLVDFGELKQKVSEIVTRLDHNFLNELEYFNDSNPPSSENIAQYIATSLQTMLKDPEIRVTSVTAW
- a CDS encoding DUF1294 domain-containing protein, with the protein product MTETVYLLFPIIYALINAASYALYGIDKFKARKNKWRISEQSLLLVSFFGPIGALLGMQQFRHKTQKPIFRFLVPTFVGIHILLVLWINL
- a CDS encoding TIGR00374 family protein codes for the protein MSIGRNEGKSGKKSENDVHRSLLSPPPMVLKVGRYVPTLILIGLAVNLILPQLASVEASAHVIETMIPWAVLLAALGQGVSYLGAGYLINSIAARVNQTIPILKGAIITLAASSIGMLAGGPFGNAAATYRWVRKYGISAEGAGLAGTLPNIFNNMILTVLAISGILHLLFTHKLSSVQFFAFILILTLLGLGFAAVHWGLKNRKAFTLIVVRIAAYFARLLHKSYKPAPTKASVSRIFTALDTLSNGGWQRPLLGSVIFTSFDMLTLYFFFIAAGFPVGFEVLVVGYGLPILLGKIAFLLPGGIGVVESSMAALYTGLGVPGSIAVVVVLSYRVFSFWIPTIIGFPLAFYLQRT
- a CDS encoding DUF2173 family protein, whose product is MIAQECNLSLDELLKFDGVMAAGIFSPEGKLVEYKSRDEMPKEMAEMTAKFCGAVNLMFDALASAYTQLYKMNWVPQQNWMYSGGDWTVMISGTRGVFVEKSKADLKKLFTALGMC